In a single window of the Streptomyces sp. CGMCC 4.7035 genome:
- the pgsA gene encoding phosphatidylinositol phosphate synthase, protein MLNKYARAFFTRVLTPFAAFLIRRGVSPDTVTLIGTAGVIAGALVFYPRGEFFWGTVVITLFVFSDLVDGNMARQLGRSSRWGAFLDSTLDRVADGAIFGGFALWYAGSGNDNVLCAVSIFCLASGQVVSYTKARGESIGLPVAVNGLVERAERLVISLVAAGFAGLHKFGVPGIQVLLPVALWIVAVGSLVTLIQRVVTVRRESAEADAAAGEKSENASRGSEAAK, encoded by the coding sequence ATGCTGAACAAGTACGCGCGTGCATTCTTCACGCGTGTCCTCACACCGTTCGCCGCGTTTCTGATCCGCCGGGGTGTCAGCCCCGACACGGTCACGCTGATCGGCACCGCCGGCGTGATCGCGGGCGCGCTGGTCTTCTACCCCCGGGGAGAATTCTTCTGGGGCACGGTCGTCATCACCTTGTTCGTGTTCTCGGACCTCGTCGACGGCAACATGGCCCGCCAGCTCGGCCGCTCCAGCCGTTGGGGGGCCTTCCTGGACTCCACGCTCGACCGGGTCGCGGACGGCGCGATCTTCGGCGGCTTCGCCCTCTGGTACGCGGGCAGCGGAAACGACAACGTTCTGTGCGCCGTCTCGATCTTCTGTCTGGCCAGTGGCCAGGTGGTGTCGTACACCAAGGCCCGCGGCGAGTCGATCGGCCTGCCCGTCGCCGTCAACGGACTGGTCGAGCGCGCCGAACGCCTGGTGATCTCGCTGGTCGCGGCCGGTTTCGCCGGACTGCACAAGTTCGGCGTGCCCGGCATCCAGGTGCTGCTGCCGGTCGCGCTGTGGATCGTCGCCGTCGGCAGCCTGGTCACGTTGATCCAGCGGGTCGTCACGGTGCGCCGGGAATCCGCCGAGGCGGACGCCGCGGCGGGGGAGAAGAGCGAGAATGCCTCGCGGGGGAGCGAGGCGGCGAAGTGA
- a CDS encoding elongation factor G-like protein EF-G2: MGDKANVHPGAAGRATAADHPASVRNVVLVGHSGSGKTTLVEALALTAGAVNRAGRVEDGGTVSDYDDIEHRQQRSVQLSLVPVERDGIKINLLDTPGYADFVGELRAGLRAADAALFVVSASDGVDGSTRMVWEECAAVGMPRAIVLTHLEAARADFEEMTRVCAEAFGGDDPDAVLPLYLPLHGPQGPDGHAPVTGLIGLLTQKLFDYSSGGRKESEPGPDELPLIEEARNRLIEGIIAESEDETLMDRYLGGEEIELDTLVQDLERAVARGTFFPVLAAAPAAEGARQGLGTVELLELVTGGFPTPLEREAPTVTTPDGKPRELRLCDPDGPLVAEVVKTASDPYVGRVSLVRVFSGTLRPDETVHVSGHGLTDRGHEDHDVDERIGALSAPFGKQQRPLSHCIAGDLASVAKLNRAETGDTLSAKDDPLLMEPWEMPDPLLPLAIQAHSKPDEDKLSQGLARLVAEDPTMRLEQNQDTHQVVLWCLGEAHADVALERLRSRYGVRVDVVPHKVSLRETFAGRSAGRGRHVKQSGGHGQYAICEIEVEPLPGGSGIEFVDKVVGGAVPRQFIPSVEKGVRAQAAKGVALGHPLVDVRVTLLDGKAHSVDSSDAAFQTAGALALREAAADTKIHLLEPVAEVSVLVGDDYVGAVMSDLSGRRGRVLGTEQTPGGRTLVRAEVPEIEIGRYAVDLRSLSHGTARFSRSYVRHEPMPPQLAEKIREQGKDAS; this comes from the coding sequence ATGGGCGACAAAGCGAACGTACACCCCGGGGCCGCCGGCAGGGCTACGGCGGCCGACCACCCCGCGTCCGTACGGAATGTGGTGCTGGTCGGCCACAGCGGATCGGGCAAGACGACTCTGGTGGAGGCTCTCGCGCTGACAGCGGGAGCGGTGAACCGGGCGGGCCGTGTAGAGGACGGCGGCACCGTCTCGGACTACGACGACATCGAGCACCGGCAGCAGCGCTCGGTGCAACTCTCCCTGGTCCCGGTCGAGAGGGACGGGATCAAGATCAACCTGCTGGACACTCCTGGATACGCCGACTTCGTCGGGGAGCTCCGGGCCGGTCTGCGCGCGGCGGACGCGGCCCTCTTCGTCGTCTCGGCCTCGGACGGCGTGGACGGCTCGACGCGCATGGTCTGGGAGGAGTGCGCGGCCGTCGGCATGCCGCGCGCCATCGTGCTCACGCACCTGGAGGCCGCCCGGGCCGACTTCGAGGAGATGACCCGGGTCTGCGCGGAGGCGTTCGGCGGGGACGACCCCGACGCCGTACTTCCGCTGTACCTGCCGCTGCACGGCCCGCAGGGACCCGACGGGCACGCACCCGTGACCGGGCTGATCGGGCTGCTCACACAGAAGCTGTTCGACTACTCCTCCGGCGGGCGCAAGGAGTCCGAGCCGGGGCCCGACGAACTGCCGCTGATCGAGGAGGCCCGCAACCGGCTCATCGAGGGGATCATCGCGGAGAGCGAGGACGAGACCCTCATGGACCGCTACCTGGGTGGCGAGGAGATCGAGCTCGACACGCTCGTGCAGGACCTGGAGCGGGCCGTCGCGCGCGGGACCTTCTTCCCGGTCCTGGCCGCCGCGCCCGCCGCCGAGGGCGCCCGCCAGGGCCTCGGCACGGTCGAACTGCTCGAACTGGTCACCGGCGGCTTCCCGACCCCCCTGGAGCGGGAGGCGCCCACGGTCACCACGCCGGACGGCAAGCCGCGTGAGCTCAGGCTCTGCGACCCGGACGGGCCCCTCGTGGCGGAGGTCGTGAAGACGGCGTCCGACCCCTACGTGGGTCGTGTCTCGCTGGTCCGCGTGTTCTCGGGCACCCTGCGCCCCGACGAGACGGTCCATGTGTCAGGGCACGGGCTGACCGACCGCGGGCACGAGGACCACGACGTCGACGAGCGCATCGGCGCCCTGTCCGCGCCGTTCGGCAAACAGCAGCGCCCGCTGAGCCACTGCATCGCGGGCGATCTGGCGTCCGTGGCGAAGCTGAACCGGGCCGAGACCGGCGACACGCTCTCGGCCAAGGACGACCCGCTGCTCATGGAGCCCTGGGAGATGCCCGACCCGCTGCTGCCGCTCGCCATCCAGGCGCACAGCAAGCCGGACGAGGACAAGCTCAGCCAGGGGCTCGCACGGCTGGTCGCCGAGGATCCGACCATGCGGCTCGAACAGAACCAGGACACCCACCAGGTGGTGCTGTGGTGTCTGGGCGAGGCACACGCGGACGTCGCCCTGGAGCGGCTGCGCAGCCGGTACGGCGTCCGGGTGGACGTAGTCCCGCACAAGGTCTCCCTCCGGGAGACGTTCGCGGGCAGGTCCGCCGGTCGCGGCCGCCATGTGAAGCAGTCAGGCGGGCACGGTCAGTACGCGATCTGCGAGATCGAGGTCGAACCGCTGCCCGGCGGCTCCGGCATCGAGTTCGTGGACAAGGTGGTCGGCGGGGCCGTGCCGCGGCAGTTCATCCCGTCCGTGGAGAAGGGCGTCCGCGCCCAGGCCGCCAAGGGCGTGGCCCTGGGCCATCCCCTGGTCGACGTCCGGGTCACGCTCCTCGACGGCAAGGCGCACTCCGTGGACTCCTCCGACGCCGCGTTCCAGACGGCGGGCGCGCTCGCCCTGCGCGAGGCGGCGGCCGACACCAAGATCCATCTCCTGGAGCCGGTCGCCGAGGTGTCGGTGCTCGTCGGCGACGACTACGTGGGCGCCGTGATGAGCGACCTGTCCGGGCGGCGCGGGCGGGTGCTCGGCACCGAGCAGACGCCCGGCGGGCGAACCCTCGTACGGGCCGAGGTGCCGGAGATCGAGATCGGCCGGTACGCGGTCGACCTGCGCTCCCTCTCGCACGGCACCGCTCGCTTCAGCCGCTCCTACGTACGGCACGAACCGATGCCGCCGCAGCTCGCCGAGAAGATCCGCGAACAGGGGAAGGACGCCTCGTAG
- a CDS encoding HIT family protein: MLHIMTSEPEQQIGVGTQDAFQRLWTPHRMAYIQGENKPTGPGADDGCPFCSIPAKSDEDGLIVKRGEQVYAVLNLYPYNGGHLMVVPYRHVADYTDLTEPETAELAELTKQAMTALRTASGAHGFNIGMNQGTVAGAGIAAHLHQHIVPRWGGDTNFMPVVGHTKVLPQLLADTRKMLAEAWPA; encoded by the coding sequence ATGCTGCACATCATGACGAGTGAGCCGGAGCAGCAGATCGGAGTGGGGACGCAGGACGCGTTCCAGCGCCTGTGGACGCCCCACCGGATGGCGTACATCCAGGGCGAGAACAAGCCGACCGGTCCGGGAGCCGACGACGGCTGCCCGTTCTGCTCCATCCCGGCCAAGTCCGACGAGGACGGGCTGATCGTCAAGCGCGGGGAGCAGGTGTACGCCGTCCTCAACCTGTACCCGTACAACGGCGGCCACCTGATGGTCGTGCCCTACCGCCACGTCGCCGACTACACGGACCTCACCGAGCCGGAGACCGCGGAACTCGCCGAGCTGACCAAGCAGGCGATGACCGCCCTGCGCACGGCCTCCGGGGCCCACGGCTTCAACATCGGCATGAACCAGGGCACGGTCGCCGGCGCGGGCATCGCCGCCCACCTGCACCAGCACATCGTCCCGCGCTGGGGCGGCGACACGAACTTCATGCCGGTGGTGGGCCACACGAAGGTACTGCCGCAGCTGCTGGCCGACACGAGGAAGATGCTGGCGGAGGCCTGGCCTGCCTAG
- a CDS encoding potassium channel family protein codes for MDDDSRTARWELRAGVPLGVASLLFLVSYAVRVLGEGLPQPVRDLCLAVAYATWSLFVVDYAVRWRLSGQGLRFVHRHLLDSVVVLLPLLRPVRVVRVYDAWQRRMPGQPQMSLQGRVMLYAGLSSTLLGFASALSVYHYEHRDPHATIRTFGDSLWWAASTLSTVGYGDVAPVTPLGRLIAVVLMGCGLALLGAVTGSFSSWLMQRFALRDDAAGDAGGPPGS; via the coding sequence ATGGACGACGACAGCCGTACGGCCCGTTGGGAGCTGCGGGCAGGGGTCCCGCTCGGGGTGGCCTCACTGCTCTTTCTGGTCTCGTACGCGGTGCGGGTCCTGGGCGAGGGGCTGCCCCAGCCGGTGCGCGATCTGTGCCTGGCGGTCGCGTACGCGACGTGGTCGCTGTTCGTCGTCGACTACGCGGTGCGCTGGCGTCTGAGCGGCCAGGGGCTGCGCTTCGTCCACCGGCACCTGCTGGACTCGGTGGTCGTGCTGCTGCCGCTCCTGCGGCCGGTACGCGTCGTGCGGGTCTACGACGCCTGGCAGCGGCGCATGCCCGGGCAGCCCCAGATGTCCCTCCAGGGGCGGGTGATGCTGTACGCGGGCCTGTCGTCCACGCTGCTCGGCTTCGCCTCCGCCCTTTCCGTGTACCACTACGAGCACAGGGACCCGCACGCGACGATCCGCACGTTCGGCGACTCGCTGTGGTGGGCGGCGTCCACCCTGTCGACCGTGGGCTACGGCGACGTCGCCCCGGTCACGCCGCTGGGGCGGCTGATCGCGGTGGTCCTGATGGGCTGCGGCCTGGCCCTGCTGGGCGCGGTGACGGGCTCGTTCTCGTCGTGGCTGATGCAGCGGTTCGCGCTCCGGGACGACGCCGCAGGAGACGCCGGAGGGCCCCCGGGGAGCTGA
- the thrS gene encoding threonine--tRNA ligase, whose product MSDVRVIIQRDSEREERVVTTGTTAAELFAGERSIIAARVAGELKDLSYEVRDGETVEGVEISSEDGLGILRHSTAHVMAQAVQELFPEAKLGIGPPVKDGFYYDFDVEKPFTPEDLKAIEKKMQEIQKRGQRFARRVVTDEAAREELAKEPYKLELIGLKGSASSDDGADVEVGAGELTIYDNLDAKTGELCWKDLCRGPHLPSTRNIPAFKLMRNAAAYWRGSEKNPMLQRIYGTAWPSKDELKAYLDFLAEAEKRDHRKLGNELDLFSIPEQIGSGLAVFHPKGGIVRRVMEDYSRRRHEEEGYEFVYTPHATKGKLFETSGHLDWYAEGMYPPMQLDEGVDYYLKPMNCPMHNLIFDARGRSYRELPLRLFEFGTVYRYEKSGVVHGLTRARGFTQDDAHIYCTREQMSEELDKTLTFVLGLLRDYGLTDFYLELSTKDPEKFVGSDEVWEEATETLRQVAEKQGLPLVPDPGGAAFYGPKISVQAKDAIGRTWQMSTIQLDFNLPERFDLEYTGPDGSKQRPVMIHRALFGSIERFFAVLLEHYAGAFPAWLAPVQAVGIPIGDAHVEYLEKFAAEARKKGLRVEVDSSSDRMQKKIRNAQKQKVPFMVIAGDEDMSAGSVSFRFRDGSQENGIPFDEAIAKIVKVVEEREQV is encoded by the coding sequence GTGTCAGACGTCCGTGTGATCATCCAACGCGATTCCGAGCGGGAAGAGCGCGTGGTGACGACGGGCACTACGGCCGCCGAGCTCTTCGCCGGCGAGCGCTCGATCATCGCCGCGCGCGTGGCCGGTGAGCTGAAGGACCTCTCGTACGAGGTGCGGGACGGCGAGACCGTCGAGGGCGTGGAGATCTCCTCCGAGGACGGCCTGGGCATCCTGCGCCACTCCACCGCGCACGTGATGGCCCAGGCCGTGCAGGAGCTGTTCCCCGAGGCCAAGCTGGGCATCGGCCCGCCGGTCAAGGACGGCTTCTACTACGACTTCGACGTCGAGAAGCCGTTCACGCCCGAGGATCTCAAGGCCATCGAGAAGAAGATGCAGGAGATCCAGAAGCGCGGCCAGCGCTTCGCCCGCCGCGTGGTCACCGACGAGGCCGCCCGCGAGGAGCTCGCGAAGGAGCCCTACAAGCTGGAGCTGATCGGCCTCAAGGGCTCGGCATCCAGCGACGACGGCGCGGACGTCGAGGTCGGCGCCGGCGAGCTGACGATCTACGACAACCTGGACGCCAAGACCGGCGAGCTGTGCTGGAAGGACCTCTGCCGCGGTCCCCACCTGCCCTCCACCCGGAACATCCCGGCGTTCAAGCTGATGCGCAACGCGGCCGCCTACTGGCGCGGCAGCGAGAAGAACCCGATGCTCCAGCGCATCTACGGCACCGCCTGGCCGTCCAAGGACGAGCTGAAGGCGTACCTGGACTTCCTCGCCGAGGCCGAGAAGCGCGACCACCGCAAGCTGGGCAACGAGCTGGACCTGTTCTCCATCCCGGAGCAGATCGGTTCCGGCCTCGCCGTCTTCCACCCCAAGGGCGGCATCGTCCGCAGGGTGATGGAGGACTACTCGCGGCGCCGCCACGAGGAAGAGGGCTACGAGTTCGTCTACACCCCGCACGCGACGAAGGGGAAGCTCTTCGAGACGTCGGGCCACCTGGACTGGTACGCCGAGGGCATGTACCCGCCCATGCAGCTCGACGAGGGCGTGGACTACTACCTCAAGCCCATGAACTGCCCGATGCACAACCTGATCTTCGACGCGCGCGGCCGCTCCTACCGTGAGCTCCCGCTGCGCCTGTTCGAGTTCGGGACCGTGTACCGGTACGAGAAGTCGGGCGTCGTGCACGGCCTGACCCGCGCCCGCGGCTTCACCCAGGACGACGCGCACATCTACTGCACGCGCGAGCAGATGTCGGAGGAGCTCGACAAGACGCTCACCTTCGTGCTGGGGCTGCTGCGCGACTACGGTCTGACCGACTTCTACCTGGAGCTGTCCACCAAGGACCCGGAGAAGTTCGTCGGCTCGGACGAGGTCTGGGAGGAGGCCACCGAGACCCTCCGCCAGGTCGCCGAGAAGCAGGGCCTCCCGCTGGTCCCGGACCCGGGCGGCGCGGCCTTCTACGGCCCGAAGATCTCGGTCCAGGCGAAGGACGCCATCGGCCGCACCTGGCAGATGTCGACGATCCAGCTCGACTTCAACCTGCCGGAGCGCTTCGACCTGGAATACACGGGCCCCGACGGTTCGAAGCAGCGTCCGGTCATGATCCACCGCGCCCTCTTCGGCTCGATCGAGCGCTTCTTCGCGGTGCTTCTTGAGCACTACGCGGGCGCGTTCCCGGCGTGGCTGGCCCCGGTGCAGGCGGTCGGCATCCCGATCGGCGACGCGCACGTGGAGTACCTGGAGAAGTTCGCCGCGGAGGCCCGGAAGAAGGGGCTGCGCGTCGAGGTGGACTCCTCCTCGGACCGCATGCAGAAGAAGATCCGCAACGCCCAGAAGCAGAAGGTGCCCTTCATGGTCATCGCGGGCGACGAGGACATGTCGGCCGGTTCGGTCTCGTTCCGCTTCCGGGACGGTTCGCAGGAGAACGGCATCCCGTTCGACGAGGCCATCGCGAAGATCGTGAAGGTCGTCGAGGAGCGGGAGCAGGTCTGA
- a CDS encoding DUF4365 domain-containing protein, which translates to MVIAQPERGGLLPERTAPHRGTLATTACMETLQVGYLHAVAAAAGCSLSQPFPDNGIDWHVSHSAPGHTVDDEVTIKVQLKCTYQIPPNPAGPFFSFTLDNDHLAKLARTPVSVHKILVVMIVPRAQDDWLRASHDRLDLRHCCYWVNLAGHPITGRRRTTVRVPTSRIFDDRALCEIMTRVGTGGRP; encoded by the coding sequence ATGGTGATAGCGCAGCCCGAGCGGGGCGGGCTGCTGCCCGAGCGGACGGCACCCCATCGCGGCACACTCGCCACCACCGCGTGCATGGAGACACTGCAGGTGGGCTATCTGCACGCGGTCGCCGCGGCGGCCGGCTGCTCGCTCTCGCAGCCCTTTCCGGACAACGGCATCGACTGGCACGTCAGCCACAGCGCCCCGGGCCACACGGTCGACGACGAGGTCACCATCAAGGTGCAGCTCAAGTGCACCTACCAGATACCGCCCAACCCGGCAGGACCCTTCTTCTCCTTCACGCTCGACAACGACCACCTGGCGAAGCTCGCCCGCACCCCGGTCTCGGTCCACAAGATCCTGGTCGTGATGATCGTCCCCCGGGCGCAGGACGACTGGCTGCGCGCGAGCCACGACCGCCTCGACCTGCGCCACTGCTGCTACTGGGTCAACCTCGCCGGACACCCGATCACGGGCCGGCGCCGGACCACCGTGCGCGTCCCCACCTCGCGCATCTTCGACGACCGCGCGCTCTGCGAGATCATGACCCGGGTCGGAACGGGAGGCAGACCGTGA
- a CDS encoding 3'-5' exonuclease: MTCWYEGPLAAFDTETTGVDVETDRIVSAAVVVQDAPGTRPRVSRWLVNPGVPVPAEATAVHGLTEDHLQRNGRWPSPVMEEIAKELGEQATRGRPLVVMNAPFDLTLLDRELRRHRASSLDRWFVSAPLCVLDPRVLDKHLDRYRKGRRTLTDLCAHYEVVLEGAHDAAADALAAMEVVRAVGRRFAARLERLTPAELHTLQAVWHAAQARGLQAWFARSGTEESVDPAWPLRPELPAAA, translated from the coding sequence ATGACATGCTGGTACGAGGGGCCTCTGGCCGCCTTCGACACAGAGACCACGGGCGTGGACGTCGAGACCGACCGCATCGTGTCGGCCGCCGTCGTCGTCCAGGACGCGCCCGGTACCCGGCCGCGGGTGAGCCGCTGGCTGGTGAACCCGGGGGTGCCGGTGCCCGCCGAGGCGACGGCGGTGCACGGGCTGACGGAGGATCATCTGCAGCGCAACGGCCGCTGGCCGTCGCCGGTGATGGAGGAGATAGCCAAGGAGCTGGGCGAGCAGGCCACTCGGGGCCGGCCGCTGGTGGTGATGAACGCGCCGTTCGATCTGACGCTCCTGGACCGGGAGTTGCGCCGGCATCGTGCGTCCTCGCTGGACCGCTGGTTCGTGTCGGCGCCGCTGTGCGTGCTCGACCCGCGGGTCCTCGACAAGCACCTTGACCGCTACCGCAAGGGCCGCCGCACACTCACCGATCTGTGCGCCCACTACGAGGTCGTGCTGGAGGGGGCGCATGACGCGGCGGCGGACGCGCTGGCCGCGATGGAGGTCGTACGGGCGGTGGGGCGCCGTTTCGCGGCCCGTCTGGAACGGCTGACGCCGGCCGAGCTGCACACCCTTCAGGCGGTGTGGCACGCGGCGCAGGCGCGCGGGCTGCAGGCGTGGTTCGCGCGCAGCGGTACGGAGGAGTCCGTGGACCCGGCGTGGCCGCTGCGGCCGGAGTTGCCCGCGGCGGCGTAG
- a CDS encoding DUF2207 domain-containing protein, translating into MLAGAVAVARAGANTERVTTMWVGARIAADGSARITEVIDYDFGHDGTTKHGIYRDLPDLPYDEEAAEVAVTLDGARVPWELTTGDYYLEPNGHREIATRIKVGDPGRSVNGLHRYRVQYTLQGVVRKGRLAWNAVGTGWRIDRSRVEIHVVAPYALTGPRCVHGTDGSHKSCTVESAGPGQLTVTLDRLKGKEGLTLYASRGQGSTGQAALPAPPTGTAVGTSLTYPGRVALSAAGLALAAAALTIGLLRFVGRDPAAPEGADGTPATDGSSPTPPQGLGPAQGGILLAERVEPQHQVAWLLGAAADGHLTISGTDRAPTLRRRTNGAGPADPVTREVLRYIFAGRGQVTLGGYDSSFRTGWQALTRHLEEWRDDSGLWDPAAVRRARAARPTGIVATLLGLVTTVVGAVLGGGRHPAGEPVLVVGAIVFGAGLALWLRSWELNRRTPEGSAQRLRTEAFRRYLADPSAFPDQEPLDDDQVRLYTAWAAAFGLGSRWRQALEASAVATRYRSSPAVRFGPAQAVGLLYAARVSHTAPSSSSSSGSSSSGSFGGGGSDGGVGGGAGGGGGGSW; encoded by the coding sequence GTGCTGGCCGGTGCCGTGGCGGTGGCCCGGGCCGGAGCCAACACCGAACGGGTCACCACGATGTGGGTCGGCGCGCGGATCGCCGCCGACGGCAGCGCCCGGATCACCGAGGTCATCGACTACGACTTCGGCCACGACGGCACCACCAAGCACGGCATCTACCGTGACCTGCCGGACCTGCCCTACGACGAGGAAGCGGCCGAGGTCGCCGTCACCCTGGACGGTGCCCGCGTCCCCTGGGAACTGACGACGGGCGACTACTACCTCGAACCGAACGGCCACCGCGAGATCGCCACCCGCATCAAGGTGGGCGACCCCGGCCGCTCCGTCAACGGCCTGCACCGTTACCGCGTCCAGTACACGCTCCAGGGTGTCGTGAGGAAGGGCCGTCTCGCCTGGAACGCGGTGGGCACCGGTTGGCGGATCGACCGGTCCCGCGTCGAGATCCACGTCGTGGCCCCGTACGCGCTCACCGGCCCGCGCTGCGTGCACGGCACCGACGGCTCCCACAAGAGCTGCACGGTCGAGTCGGCCGGGCCCGGACAGCTGACCGTCACGCTCGACCGGCTCAAGGGCAAGGAAGGGCTCACCCTGTACGCCTCGCGCGGGCAGGGCTCCACCGGTCAGGCCGCCCTGCCCGCCCCGCCCACCGGCACGGCTGTGGGTACGAGCTTGACGTACCCGGGACGCGTGGCCCTCTCTGCCGCAGGCCTTGCCCTGGCCGCTGCCGCCCTGACGATCGGACTGCTGCGGTTCGTCGGCCGTGACCCTGCGGCGCCGGAGGGAGCCGACGGAACACCGGCAACGGACGGATCGAGCCCCACGCCCCCGCAGGGACTGGGCCCGGCCCAGGGCGGCATCCTGCTCGCCGAGAGGGTCGAGCCCCAGCACCAGGTCGCCTGGCTGCTCGGCGCCGCAGCCGACGGCCACCTCACCATCTCAGGCACGGACCGGGCCCCAACCCTGCGACGCCGTACCAACGGCGCCGGACCGGCCGACCCGGTCACCCGGGAGGTCCTGCGTTACATCTTCGCGGGCCGCGGACAGGTCACCCTCGGCGGGTACGACTCTTCCTTCCGGACGGGCTGGCAGGCGCTCACCCGCCACCTGGAGGAATGGCGGGACGACTCCGGCCTGTGGGACCCGGCCGCCGTACGCCGCGCCCGCGCCGCACGGCCCACCGGCATCGTCGCCACCCTGCTCGGCCTCGTCACCACCGTGGTGGGCGCCGTCCTCGGGGGCGGCCGCCACCCGGCCGGAGAGCCGGTACTCGTCGTCGGTGCGATCGTCTTCGGGGCCGGCCTCGCGCTGTGGCTCCGCTCCTGGGAACTGAACCGCCGCACCCCCGAGGGCAGCGCCCAGCGGCTCCGCACCGAGGCCTTCCGGCGTTACCTCGCCGACCCCTCTGCCTTCCCCGACCAGGAACCGCTCGACGACGACCAGGTCCGCCTCTACACGGCATGGGCGGCCGCCTTCGGGCTGGGCTCCAGATGGCGGCAGGCACTTGAGGCCTCCGCGGTCGCCACCCGGTACCGTTCCTCGCCGGCGGTCCGGTTCGGGCCCGCACAGGCCGTCGGACTCCTCTACGCCGCCCGGGTCTCGCACACGGCGCCCTCCTCCAGCAGCTCCAGCGGCTCCAGCAGCTCGGGAAGCTTCGGCGGGGGCGGCTCCGACGGCGGCGTCGGCGGCGGAGCCGGAGGCGGCGGAGGCGGCTCCTGGTGA
- a CDS encoding SRPBCC family protein has product MDWNHYRFRSLWPLPVPPARVYAALERAEDYPRWWPQVRAVNRLGDTTAVIIIRSVLPYAMTFTARETRHDPATGVLEIAMSGDIEGWARWTVTAAGTGTLARYDQVVAVNKPLLRRFAVPGRPVFRANHRLMMRAGRRGLVAYLEAD; this is encoded by the coding sequence ATGGACTGGAACCATTACCGCTTCCGCAGCCTGTGGCCGCTGCCCGTCCCGCCCGCCCGCGTGTACGCCGCGCTGGAGCGGGCCGAGGACTATCCCCGGTGGTGGCCCCAGGTCCGCGCGGTGAACCGGCTCGGTGACACGACCGCCGTGATCATCATCCGCTCCGTGCTGCCGTACGCCATGACCTTCACGGCACGGGAGACGCGGCACGACCCCGCCACCGGCGTGCTGGAGATCGCGATGTCCGGCGACATCGAAGGCTGGGCCCGCTGGACGGTCACCGCGGCCGGTACGGGGACCCTCGCCCGCTACGACCAGGTGGTCGCTGTGAACAAGCCGCTGCTCAGGCGGTTCGCCGTGCCGGGACGTCCGGTCTTCCGGGCCAACCACCGGCTCATGATGCGGGCCGGGCGGCGGGGACTCGTGGCGTACCTGGAGGCGGATTGA